The Nitrogeniibacter aestuarii genome has a window encoding:
- a CDS encoding CHASE domain-containing protein — translation MASRLFYNIALVIAYLLLCALGQLFPPGDTGIPPIAFGAGLGIVAVLIGGSSLLPGVAIGAAIATLPGFTFHADIHPFYFPMALADAAGVSLQAALGAALVRQHAEEKWRDLLHDRDTLIFFGLAAIVASVVAPTTHAASAMAFGLLDTSLAGSVWTHFYISNVLGVLIVAPIVISLLRSRTIAWQDRVLVQIPVMVVCITLILLAAQAIDRWDEERQTRELETTADTIAQQLARRAVAHHEILGSLARMYEISRDFNYADFEHLTRVTLLKNPDIFALSLNPLVTATERAAFETKMRVITGLPEYRIVERSSAGKLVAAGDRPYYVPVAFIGPLQGNERALGFDINSNPLRSHAIERALAMGDMALTAPIRLIQESTSRPGVLALSPAYSFARAGADGKRAPIGFAVAVLKADLLINIATTGLRHEGIDYTITDENAPEGQRMLYFSGPEPTSTLPESAWRRKVQMGDRSWQIATYHTSARNLLTDWAWIASVIGGLLAAALQFVLMSMTGRTALVRQLVAEQTAEIESQRDALAGSEQRYRQLFAHSHAPQLLIDPFNGRIVAANLAAEHFYGYREQELLAMDLTDLVDESRRGDQPQALPGYDTRPQRTEHRLKSGEVRTVDCRVASLQFGERHLRLLEVQDTTEQNALEESRNRQLAYLRAMNDLGNRSAGLDITARLTEALRLGTSLLGLEVGIIGQTRQGSHRIVAAVANDSAIREGLEFNLQDTLCSITLAENDIVAVEHMARSRYQHMPCYLKWSQEAFLGAPIRVDGQIYGTVHFSSRAPYYRPWDDNDREFVSLIARWIGARLERDFTQQQLAESDELLRNAIEAIGEAFVIYDPEDRLIFCNDRYKDLYKTSAPAIVPGATFESILRYGAERGQYQEARGRIDEWVAERLEAHLSGNIDLEQPLDDGRWLRIRERKTTSGHIVGFRVDVTELFEAKEAAERANVAKSQFLATMSHELRTPMNGVLGMAQLLKMPDLSEDERLEYAEAILESGNTLLSLLNDILDLSKIEANALELRPTGFDPATMLNHVAGLFRPNAQGKGLELRAEWRGMPGRQYLGDETRLRQMIANLVSNAIKFTDSGEVTISGGTSPSDDGGAQIRFEVTDTGCGIAPEQQSLLFKPFSQVDGSSTRRFGGTGLGLSIVRRLANMMQGDAGVTSEAGKGSTFWFTARLEPIHDETPRVTSAPVQSTSQPDQSCGTVLVVEDNAINRKVVKSMLVRQGYACFLADDGQQAVDVVTQGAVEPDLILMDCQMPIMDGLEATRHIRRWETAESRTRVPIIALTASAFAEDKTRCDEAGMDDFLPKPVDFNALETLLKQWIDSSAAPRPASPRPEASVVQARATLDESSLFDRFDQDSDLIMTALENYRSEWQDLIRPMSAALEADDLDSLTRHAHSIRGVAATISGVAVTDLALAIETRARHGERDGLEAQIALMEQQARQLSDAAARLLERLPHPGV, via the coding sequence TTGGCATCGAGACTGTTCTACAACATCGCTTTGGTGATCGCGTACCTGCTGTTGTGCGCGCTCGGCCAGCTCTTCCCCCCGGGAGATACGGGTATTCCGCCGATCGCCTTCGGGGCGGGCCTGGGGATCGTCGCGGTGCTCATCGGCGGAAGCAGCTTGCTGCCCGGGGTCGCCATTGGCGCGGCCATTGCCACGCTGCCCGGCTTCACATTCCATGCGGACATCCACCCCTTCTATTTTCCAATGGCCTTGGCCGACGCGGCTGGCGTGAGCTTGCAGGCTGCGCTGGGCGCAGCCCTCGTACGCCAGCACGCAGAAGAGAAGTGGCGAGACCTGCTCCATGACCGTGACACGCTGATTTTCTTCGGCCTGGCCGCCATTGTGGCCAGTGTCGTCGCCCCCACCACCCATGCCGCCAGCGCAATGGCCTTCGGGCTGCTGGACACGAGCCTTGCCGGCAGCGTGTGGACGCACTTCTACATCAGCAATGTGCTGGGGGTGCTCATCGTCGCCCCGATCGTGATTTCCCTGTTGCGCAGCCGGACCATTGCCTGGCAAGACCGGGTGCTCGTGCAGATTCCCGTGATGGTGGTGTGCATCACCCTGATCCTGCTGGCCGCCCAGGCCATCGACCGCTGGGACGAGGAGCGCCAGACCCGAGAACTTGAAACCACGGCCGACACCATTGCCCAACAGCTCGCCCGCCGGGCCGTGGCACACCACGAGATTCTCGGGTCGCTGGCGCGCATGTATGAGATCTCTCGGGATTTCAACTACGCTGATTTCGAACACCTGACCCGAGTCACGCTGCTCAAGAATCCGGACATCTTTGCCTTGAGCCTCAATCCGCTGGTCACTGCCACCGAGCGCGCGGCGTTCGAGACAAAAATGCGGGTGATCACCGGCCTTCCCGAATACCGGATCGTCGAGCGGTCCAGTGCCGGAAAACTGGTCGCAGCGGGCGACCGGCCGTATTACGTTCCGGTCGCTTTTATCGGCCCCTTGCAGGGAAACGAACGCGCCCTGGGGTTTGACATCAATTCGAATCCCCTGCGCAGCCATGCCATCGAACGCGCCCTGGCCATGGGTGATATGGCGCTGACAGCGCCGATCCGGCTGATCCAGGAAAGCACCAGCCGCCCCGGCGTGCTCGCCCTGTCCCCGGCGTATTCGTTTGCCCGGGCAGGCGCCGACGGCAAGCGGGCTCCGATCGGCTTTGCGGTGGCTGTGCTCAAGGCTGACCTGCTGATCAACATTGCCACCACCGGACTCAGACATGAGGGCATCGACTACACCATTACCGACGAGAATGCGCCGGAGGGTCAGCGCATGCTCTATTTCTCGGGTCCGGAGCCAACGTCGACACTTCCCGAGTCCGCGTGGCGACGCAAGGTCCAGATGGGAGATCGCAGCTGGCAGATCGCGACTTATCACACCTCGGCGCGCAACCTGCTGACCGACTGGGCCTGGATCGCTTCTGTCATTGGCGGCTTGCTGGCGGCGGCCCTTCAGTTCGTGTTGATGTCGATGACAGGCCGCACGGCACTGGTCCGCCAGCTCGTGGCCGAGCAAACCGCCGAGATCGAATCGCAGCGCGATGCGCTCGCCGGCAGCGAGCAACGCTATCGGCAGCTGTTCGCCCATTCGCACGCGCCCCAGCTGCTGATCGACCCTTTCAATGGCCGCATCGTGGCGGCCAATCTCGCTGCGGAGCATTTCTACGGCTATCGGGAGCAAGAGTTGCTCGCCATGGACCTGACCGATCTCGTCGACGAATCCAGGCGAGGCGATCAACCCCAGGCCTTGCCGGGTTACGACACGCGCCCGCAGCGCACGGAGCACCGCCTCAAGAGTGGCGAGGTCAGGACGGTCGACTGTCGCGTGGCCAGCCTGCAATTCGGCGAACGCCACCTTCGCCTGCTCGAGGTTCAGGACACGACGGAACAGAACGCACTCGAGGAGTCACGCAACCGCCAGCTGGCCTACCTGAGAGCGATGAACGACCTGGGCAACCGATCCGCCGGGCTGGATATCACGGCGCGGCTGACAGAGGCCCTGCGCCTCGGGACCTCCCTGCTCGGCCTGGAGGTCGGAATCATCGGCCAGACGCGCCAGGGCAGCCACCGTATCGTTGCAGCGGTGGCAAACGACTCGGCCATCCGCGAGGGGCTGGAGTTCAATCTTCAAGACACCCTGTGCAGCATCACGCTGGCCGAGAACGACATCGTCGCAGTCGAGCACATGGCCCGCTCCCGCTACCAGCACATGCCGTGCTATCTCAAATGGAGTCAGGAAGCCTTCCTGGGCGCGCCCATCCGGGTCGATGGTCAGATCTACGGCACCGTACACTTTTCCAGTCGCGCCCCCTATTACCGCCCCTGGGACGACAACGACCGTGAATTCGTCAGTTTGATCGCGCGCTGGATCGGCGCCCGACTGGAGCGCGACTTCACGCAGCAACAGCTGGCCGAATCCGACGAACTCCTGCGCAACGCCATCGAAGCCATCGGCGAGGCCTTCGTCATCTACGATCCGGAAGACCGCCTGATCTTCTGCAATGATCGCTACAAGGACCTTTACAAGACGTCTGCGCCCGCCATCGTTCCGGGCGCCACGTTCGAATCGATCCTGCGCTACGGAGCAGAACGCGGACAGTACCAGGAGGCGCGCGGACGAATCGACGAATGGGTCGCAGAGCGTCTCGAGGCCCATTTGTCGGGCAACATCGATCTGGAGCAACCGCTCGACGACGGGCGCTGGTTGCGTATCCGCGAACGCAAGACCACCAGCGGCCACATCGTCGGCTTCCGCGTGGATGTGACCGAGCTGTTCGAGGCCAAGGAAGCGGCCGAACGGGCCAACGTGGCCAAGAGCCAGTTCCTGGCGACCATGTCGCACGAATTGCGCACGCCCATGAATGGGGTACTCGGCATGGCGCAACTGCTCAAGATGCCGGATCTCTCGGAGGATGAACGGCTCGAATACGCCGAAGCCATTCTTGAATCGGGCAATACCCTGCTCAGTCTGCTCAACGACATACTGGATCTATCCAAGATTGAAGCCAACGCGCTTGAGCTGCGTCCGACGGGTTTCGACCCGGCCACCATGCTCAATCATGTCGCTGGACTCTTCCGCCCGAACGCTCAGGGTAAGGGGCTTGAACTCAGGGCGGAATGGCGAGGTATGCCCGGACGACAATACCTAGGGGACGAAACACGCTTGCGTCAGATGATCGCGAATCTGGTCAGCAACGCCATCAAGTTCACCGATTCAGGAGAGGTCACCATCTCCGGAGGAACCTCGCCGAGCGACGACGGTGGCGCCCAGATCCGCTTCGAGGTCACCGACACCGGCTGTGGCATTGCACCCGAGCAGCAATCCTTGCTCTTCAAACCGTTCTCCCAGGTGGATGGCTCCAGCACCCGGCGGTTTGGCGGCACCGGCCTAGGGCTCTCGATCGTCCGGCGCCTCGCCAACATGATGCAAGGTGATGCCGGGGTCACGAGCGAAGCCGGCAAGGGCTCGACCTTCTGGTTCACCGCCCGCCTTGAACCCATACACGATGAAACACCCCGGGTCACGTCCGCCCCGGTCCAGAGCACCAGCCAGCCCGATCAGTCCTGCGGGACCGTGCTGGTCGTGGAAGACAACGCCATCAACCGCAAAGTGGTCAAGTCCATGCTGGTCCGCCAAGGGTATGCCTGCTTCCTTGCCGACGACGGCCAACAGGCCGTGGACGTGGTGACGCAGGGCGCCGTCGAGCCCGATCTGATTCTGATGGACTGCCAGATGCCGATCATGGACGGCCTTGAGGCCACCCGGCACATTCGGCGCTGGGAAACGGCTGAATCACGCACGCGCGTGCCGATCATTGCACTCACCGCGAGCGCGTTCGCCGAAGACAAGACACGCTGCGACGAAGCGGGCATGGATGATTTCCTGCCCAAACCCGTCGATTTCAATGCCCTTGAAACACTGCTCAAACAGTGGATCGACTCAAGCGCCGCGCCACGTCCGGCTTCGCCACGTCCTGAGGCGAGCGTGGTCCAGGCCCGCGCCACGTTGGATGAAAGCAGCCTTTTCGATCGGTTCGACCAGGACAGTGATCTCATCATGACCGCGCTGGAAAACTATCGGAGCGAATGGCAAGACCTGATTCGCCCCATGAGCGCCGCGCTGGAAGCAGACGATCTCGATTCGCTGACGCGCCACGCACATTCCATTCGCGGGGTCGCGGCCACGATTTCGGGGGTCGCGGTCACTGACTTGGCGCTTGCGATCGAAACCCGTGCTCGTCATGGCGAACGGGACGGCCTTGAGGCACAGATCGCCCTCATGGAGCAACAGGCCCGCCAGCTTTCAGACGCCGCAGCCCGGCTGCTGGAGCGCTTGCCACACCCCGGCGTCTGA
- a CDS encoding NADPH-dependent FMN reductase — protein sequence MTYKVSVLVGSLRKGSFNLAIANAIKEMAAPDLDLRVAEIGDLPHYNPDIDGDSAPAAWARLRDEIGGSDAVLFVTPEYNRSVPGVLKNALDVGSRPYGKGVLIGKPAAIISVSPGGMGAFGAAQHLRQSVACLNMPLLPAPEVYIPGVANLLDDDGKLTNEDTRKFLQQFSDSFKGWIAKVGG from the coding sequence ATGACTTACAAGGTATCTGTCCTCGTTGGCTCTTTGCGCAAAGGGTCTTTCAATCTGGCCATCGCCAACGCAATCAAGGAGATGGCGGCACCGGATCTCGATCTGCGTGTCGCCGAGATTGGCGACCTGCCGCATTACAATCCTGATATCGATGGGGATTCGGCCCCCGCCGCGTGGGCACGTCTGCGCGATGAAATCGGTGGCAGCGACGCGGTTCTGTTCGTCACGCCCGAATACAACCGCTCCGTTCCGGGCGTGTTGAAGAATGCGCTGGATGTGGGTTCGCGCCCCTATGGCAAAGGCGTGCTGATCGGCAAGCCGGCGGCGATCATCAGCGTGTCACCGGGTGGCATGGGGGCGTTCGGGGCGGCCCAGCACCTGCGTCAGTCGGTCGCCTGCCTGAACATGCCCTTGCTGCCGGCACCGGAGGTCTACATCCCCGGCGTGGCCAATCTGCTCGACGATGATGGAAAACTCACCAATGAGGACACGCGCAAGTTTCTTCAGCAGTTTTCCGACAGCTTCAAGGGCTGGATCGCCAAGGTCGGCGGGTAA
- a CDS encoding SDR family NAD(P)-dependent oxidoreductase, with the protein MKIELSDKFAIVTGSTRGIGFAIAQGLAAAGAHVVINGRTAAQVDDALDRLKGADDKAKVDGFAGDLGAVEGCAALVERFPHCDVLVNNLGIYGPQDFFETDDATWQHFFDVNVMSAVRLSRAYAPGMQKAGWGRIVMIASESAINIPSDMIHYGFTKTAMLSIARGLAKRMAGTGVTVNSVLPGPTLSEGLADMLADDVAQSGRLLEDVAADFVMDARPSSVIQRAATCEEVANMVVYACSKQASATTGAALRVDGGVVDSI; encoded by the coding sequence GTGAAGATAGAACTGTCAGACAAGTTTGCCATCGTGACCGGCTCGACCCGGGGAATCGGGTTTGCCATCGCTCAGGGGCTTGCCGCAGCAGGCGCTCACGTAGTGATCAACGGCCGGACAGCCGCGCAGGTCGACGATGCGCTCGATCGTCTCAAGGGCGCTGACGACAAGGCGAAAGTCGATGGTTTTGCGGGTGACCTGGGGGCCGTCGAGGGGTGTGCCGCGCTCGTCGAGCGATTCCCTCATTGTGATGTGCTGGTCAACAACCTGGGCATCTATGGTCCGCAGGACTTCTTCGAGACTGATGATGCCACCTGGCAGCACTTCTTTGATGTGAATGTTATGTCCGCCGTGCGATTGTCGCGCGCCTATGCCCCGGGTATGCAGAAGGCCGGCTGGGGGCGCATCGTCATGATTGCGTCGGAGTCGGCGATCAATATCCCGAGTGACATGATTCATTACGGTTTCACCAAGACCGCCATGCTCTCGATTGCACGTGGCCTGGCCAAGCGTATGGCCGGCACCGGCGTCACCGTCAACTCGGTGCTGCCGGGACCGACCTTGTCAGAAGGCCTTGCCGACATGCTGGCTGATGATGTGGCCCAGAGCGGTCGCTTGCTTGAGGACGTGGCCGCTGATTTCGTCATGGACGCGCGCCCGTCGTCGGTCATTCAGCGCGCGGCGACCTGTGAGGAGGTGGCCAATATGGTTGTCTACGCCTGTTCGAAGCAAGCGTCTGCAACAACTGGCGCTGCGTTGCGGGTCGATGGCGGGGTGGTGGACAGCATCTGA